One stretch of Corallococcus soli DNA includes these proteins:
- a CDS encoding GNAT family N-acetyltransferase, protein MNDVNLMEIARRFERKQAEAVVALATESAPLADGWMVFGGVGSYVNKSCGYGHGREVTGAELDALVEFFSSRGVEPKAEISPFVPVTLLHALAERGFVLREFETVLYRPLRDVEALRKLGQGAPSELVIKRVDPSDDAAVRTFAEVSGSGFVPEGEKMSDLFLSLGMKGARTPGTDAFVAWLDGVPVGAGGCESSEGLTTLFGTSVLPAYRRRGIQQALIAARLARGVERGSDLAAIMSAPGIPTERNAMRLGFLMAYCRAVLVKHGAGLAPSP, encoded by the coding sequence ATGAACGACGTGAACCTGATGGAGATCGCGCGGCGTTTCGAGCGCAAGCAGGCCGAGGCCGTGGTCGCGCTGGCGACGGAGTCCGCCCCCCTGGCGGATGGCTGGATGGTGTTCGGGGGCGTGGGCTCCTACGTGAACAAGTCCTGCGGCTACGGCCACGGGCGGGAGGTCACCGGCGCGGAGCTGGATGCGCTGGTGGAGTTCTTCTCCTCGCGTGGGGTGGAGCCCAAGGCGGAAATCAGCCCGTTCGTCCCGGTGACGCTGCTGCATGCGCTGGCGGAGCGGGGCTTCGTGCTGCGCGAGTTCGAAACGGTGCTGTACCGGCCGCTGCGCGACGTGGAGGCGCTGCGCAAGCTGGGCCAGGGCGCGCCCTCGGAGCTGGTCATCAAGCGCGTGGACCCGAGCGACGACGCTGCGGTGCGCACCTTCGCCGAGGTCTCCGGCAGCGGCTTCGTGCCGGAGGGGGAGAAGATGTCGGACCTCTTCCTGTCGCTGGGCATGAAGGGCGCGCGCACGCCGGGGACGGACGCGTTCGTGGCGTGGCTGGACGGCGTGCCCGTGGGCGCGGGGGGCTGCGAGTCGAGCGAGGGGCTCACGACGCTGTTCGGCACGTCGGTGCTGCCCGCGTACCGTCGCCGCGGGATTCAGCAGGCCCTCATCGCCGCCCGGCTGGCGCGGGGCGTGGAGCGGGGCAGCGACCTGGCCGCCATCATGTCCGCGCCCGGCATCCCCACCGAGCGCAACGCCATGCGGCTGGGCTTCCTCATGGCCTACTGCCGCGCCGTGCTGGTGAAGCACGGCGCGGGGCTGGCGCCCTCCCCGTAG